One genomic region from Thermoleptolyngbya sichuanensis A183 encodes:
- a CDS encoding fatty acid desaturase family protein: MGFSQETLELGKVEGAIAPCREVASNARQVLSIEELAALNQRSTWQGLWQLGKHLAVMAVSGTLWATQMQNLQNLQNLQNLNLWVALPALVVYGFSLASMFAAMHESVHRTAFANNRLNDIVGWLAGLLSFYNGTFYRRYHKWHHRYTQIPGKDPELSDPKPQTRRDYWLEVSAIPWWIGKVKTHLKIAAGKVQDYPFLPESAYTDVIRSTRVQLGVYAGAIALSILLGHPAAVFLYWVLPLAVGQPILRAILLAEHTGCTNDDNPFTNTRTTLTTFPIKLLMWNMPFHAEHHLYPSIPFHALPAAYERLSERWRYVEKGYIRVNQNIIAALKTAAE; this comes from the coding sequence ATGGGGTTTTCACAAGAAACGCTGGAATTGGGCAAGGTCGAGGGTGCGATCGCCCCTTGCCGCGAGGTTGCGTCAAATGCCCGACAGGTCTTGTCTATCGAAGAACTCGCGGCGCTGAACCAGCGCTCGACGTGGCAAGGGCTGTGGCAATTGGGCAAGCATCTGGCCGTGATGGCAGTCAGCGGCACACTCTGGGCCACGCAGATGCAAAATCTGCAAAATTTGCAAAATTTGCAAAATTTAAATTTGTGGGTGGCGCTGCCAGCGCTAGTGGTCTACGGTTTCAGCCTGGCCTCAATGTTTGCAGCGATGCACGAATCGGTTCATCGGACGGCCTTTGCCAACAATCGGCTCAACGATATCGTCGGCTGGTTGGCTGGGCTACTGTCGTTTTACAACGGCACGTTCTATCGCCGCTATCACAAATGGCACCACCGCTACACGCAAATTCCTGGCAAAGACCCCGAACTCAGCGACCCAAAGCCGCAGACCCGGCGCGACTATTGGCTAGAAGTGAGCGCGATTCCCTGGTGGATTGGCAAGGTGAAAACGCACCTGAAAATTGCCGCCGGAAAGGTGCAGGACTATCCCTTTTTGCCAGAGAGCGCCTATACCGACGTAATTCGCTCGACACGGGTGCAGTTGGGTGTATACGCAGGGGCGATCGCCCTCTCCATTCTCCTCGGACATCCCGCCGCCGTTTTCCTTTACTGGGTGCTGCCTCTGGCGGTGGGTCAGCCGATTCTCCGCGCCATTTTGCTGGCAGAACACACCGGCTGCACGAACGACGACAACCCGTTTACTAACACGCGAACAACGCTGACCACGTTCCCCATTAAGCTCTTGATGTGGAATATGCCCTTTCATGCAGAGCATCATCTCTATCCCTCGATTCCGTTTCATGCGCTGCCGGCTGCCTATGAACGTTTGTCAGAACGCTGGAGATACGTTGAGAAGGGCTACATTCGAGTCAACCAAAACATTATCGCGGCTCTAAAAACTGCTGCTGAATAG
- a CDS encoding DUF2949 domain-containing protein — MTNESTTQARLIKFLREELSIPTESIAIALKQPEQDSNLLPMILWQYGLITLEQLDRIFDWLETA, encoded by the coding sequence ATGACGAACGAATCCACAACTCAAGCCAGGCTGATTAAGTTTCTGCGGGAAGAACTCTCCATTCCAACCGAGTCAATTGCGATCGCCCTCAAACAGCCAGAGCAAGACTCGAACCTGCTGCCGATGATTTTGTGGCAATACGGGCTAATCACGCTAGAACAGCTCGACCGCATTTTCGACTGGCTGGAAACCGCCTGA
- a CDS encoding AI-2E family transporter → MKWIDNLPRWVTWGLALPLVVLNGWALLVVMDYFRQLLTIFVGANLLAFVLSYAVRWLQRRGLSRDRAILLVLLATLFLLLVLAVTLIPILLDQINGLVTKLPAWIESGNQQFQDMQRWATARRLPVDLIDFVARLQEALVAQLQPLSSGVLGLGIGLAGSALDFVITIALTFYLLLHGETLWAGILRWLPGSQGEPLRRSLRQSFHNYFSGQAMLALVMGLSMITVFLLLQVPFGLLFGLAVGVMTLIPLGAPLSICLISFLVGLGSFWVGVKMLAVGIVVDQAIENAIAPRLLGRFTGLNPAWVIVALLIGARVAGVLGILMAVPTAGFVKSLLDLSQTEKPKELY, encoded by the coding sequence ATGAAATGGATTGATAATCTGCCTCGGTGGGTGACCTGGGGACTGGCGCTGCCGCTGGTCGTGCTAAACGGCTGGGCGCTGCTGGTGGTGATGGACTATTTTCGGCAGCTTCTGACAATTTTTGTGGGGGCGAACCTGCTGGCATTTGTGCTGAGCTATGCGGTGCGCTGGCTTCAGCGGCGGGGGCTATCGCGCGATCGCGCGATTTTGCTGGTGCTGCTGGCGACCCTGTTTCTGCTGCTGGTGCTGGCGGTCACGCTGATTCCGATTCTCCTTGACCAAATTAATGGGCTGGTCACCAAACTGCCTGCCTGGATCGAATCGGGCAACCAGCAGTTTCAGGATATGCAGCGCTGGGCCACAGCGAGACGACTTCCGGTAGACCTGATCGATTTTGTGGCGCGGCTCCAGGAGGCGCTGGTGGCCCAGCTTCAGCCGCTCAGCAGCGGTGTGTTGGGGTTGGGCATTGGGCTGGCGGGCAGTGCGCTGGATTTTGTAATCACGATCGCCCTCACGTTTTATCTCTTGCTGCACGGTGAGACGCTGTGGGCCGGCATTCTCCGCTGGCTGCCGGGTTCTCAGGGAGAACCATTGAGGCGATCGCTCCGCCAGAGTTTCCACAACTATTTCAGCGGTCAGGCGATGCTGGCGCTGGTCATGGGGCTGTCGATGATTACGGTTTTCCTGCTGCTGCAAGTGCCGTTTGGGCTGCTGTTTGGTCTGGCGGTGGGCGTGATGACGCTGATTCCGCTGGGCGCACCGCTGAGCATTTGCCTGATCAGCTTTTTGGTCGGGCTGGGCAGTTTTTGGGTGGGTGTAAAGATGCTAGCGGTAGGGATTGTGGTGGATCAGGCGATTGAAAATGCGATCGCCCCCCGTCTCCTTGGCCGCTTTACGGGTCTAAATCCTGCCTGGGTCATCGTGGCGCTGCTGATTGGGGCCAGGGTGGCGGGCGTGCTGGGAATTTTAATGGCCGTGCCCACCGCAGGGTTTGTGAAGTCGCTCCTGGACCTGTCTCAGACGGAGAAACCCAAGGAGCTTTATTGA
- a CDS encoding alpha/beta fold hydrolase, with amino-acid sequence MNAAANGDAQIFVIKDYTLQCGATLPEAKVVYQTYGTLAGDRRNVILYPTSYGAQHPDIEWLIGRDRILDPERWFIVIPNMFGNGLSSSPSNDPHCKLSESGFWFTHWDNVRAQEQLLREVFGVETLALVYGWSMGAQQAYHWGALYPERVQRIVALCGTARTTEHNQIFLHSLRTALTADPTWTGDRFEGVPDRGFRAFARIYASWAASQAFYREGLYYPLGYTSLEDYLLRGWEAGYRKRDPHNLLSMIDTWLRCDVGNNPVYQGDYERALGSIRAKTWVMPATTDLYFTPENCEAEVRLIPSAEFRPIPSIWGHRAGNPYQNPADEAFIRQAVSDALADALTDG; translated from the coding sequence ATGAATGCTGCTGCGAACGGCGATGCACAAATCTTTGTGATAAAAGATTACACGCTTCAGTGTGGCGCAACGCTGCCGGAAGCGAAGGTCGTATATCAAACCTATGGAACGCTGGCGGGCGATCGCCGTAATGTCATCCTCTATCCCACGTCCTACGGCGCACAGCACCCCGACATTGAGTGGCTGATCGGGCGCGATCGCATCCTCGATCCAGAGCGCTGGTTCATTGTCATTCCCAATATGTTCGGCAATGGGCTATCCAGTTCCCCCAGCAATGATCCCCATTGCAAACTCAGCGAGTCGGGCTTCTGGTTTACGCACTGGGACAACGTTCGGGCGCAGGAACAGTTGCTCCGCGAGGTGTTTGGCGTGGAAACCCTGGCACTGGTCTACGGCTGGTCGATGGGAGCGCAGCAGGCCTATCACTGGGGCGCGCTCTATCCTGAACGGGTGCAGCGAATTGTGGCGCTCTGCGGCACAGCCCGCACAACGGAACACAACCAGATTTTCTTGCACAGCCTGCGAACAGCGCTGACGGCTGATCCCACCTGGACGGGCGATCGCTTTGAGGGGGTTCCCGATCGCGGCTTTCGCGCCTTTGCCCGCATCTACGCCAGTTGGGCCGCGTCGCAAGCTTTCTACCGCGAAGGGTTGTATTACCCACTGGGTTACACCTCGCTGGAGGATTACTTGCTGCGCGGCTGGGAGGCGGGCTATCGCAAGCGCGACCCGCACAATTTGCTGAGCATGATTGACACTTGGCTGCGCTGCGACGTGGGCAACAATCCGGTCTATCAGGGCGATTATGAGAGGGCGCTGGGTTCGATTCGAGCAAAAACCTGGGTAATGCCTGCCACCACCGACCTGTATTTCACGCCAGAAAACTGCGAAGCCGAGGTACGGCTGATTCCAAGTGCAGAATTCCGCCCGATTCCTTCAATTTGGGGACATCGGGCGGGGAATCCGTATCAAAATCCGGCAGACGAGGCGTTTATCCGTCAGGCAGTTTCGGACGCGCTAGCAGATGCGCTGACAGATGGCTGA
- the ftsH4 gene encoding ATP-dependent zinc metalloprotease FtsH, whose protein sequence is MPIKDQPKVPRSRVIGNILLLVSSLFLLANILLPGLLGPQIPQVPYSLFIHQVSEGEVARAYIGQEQIRYQLKPVPPAEEGQILATTPIFDLKLPSLLEENGVEFAAIPPPRNGWLSNILGWVIPPLIFVAIWQFFLSRGAGGGSQGVLSIGKSRAKVYVEGDENKVTFADVAGVEEAKTELQEIVEFLKNPRKFTQIGARIPKGVLLVGPPGTGKTLLAKAVAGEASVPFFSISGSEFVELFVGVGSSRVRDLFEQAKKQAPCIIFIDELDAIGKSRATGGFYGGNDEREQTLNQLLTEMDGFNAGDQTVIVLAATNRPETLDPALLRPGRFDRQVLVDRPDLQGRLAILEVHAKDVKLGPDVDLKAIATRTPGFAGADLANLINEAALLAARNGREAVAQEDIAEAIERVVAGLEKKSRVLNDQEKKIVAYHEVGHALVGAVMPGSNKVEKISIVPRGMAALGYTLQLPTEDRFLLSEAELLGQIATLLGGRSAEEIVFGSITTGASNDLQRATDLAERMVTTYGMSKVLGPLAYQQGQQNSFLGGEMNPRRMVSEQTAEAIDKEVKDIVETAHQKALDILQHNRDLLETIATKLLETEVIEGETLKDLLSQVKAPEGAIA, encoded by the coding sequence ATGCCGATTAAAGACCAGCCCAAAGTCCCGCGATCGCGCGTCATCGGCAACATTTTGCTGCTGGTGTCTAGTTTATTTTTACTAGCAAATATTCTCCTCCCTGGGCTGCTAGGGCCTCAAATTCCTCAGGTTCCCTACAGCCTGTTTATTCATCAGGTCAGCGAAGGCGAAGTCGCCCGCGCCTACATCGGCCAAGAGCAGATCCGCTACCAGCTTAAGCCCGTTCCTCCCGCAGAAGAGGGACAGATCCTGGCAACTACGCCCATTTTTGACCTAAAGCTGCCTTCGCTGCTAGAAGAAAACGGTGTCGAGTTTGCCGCTATCCCACCGCCGCGCAACGGCTGGCTGTCTAACATTTTGGGGTGGGTGATTCCGCCGCTGATTTTCGTAGCCATCTGGCAGTTTTTCTTGTCGCGAGGGGCGGGCGGCGGCAGCCAGGGCGTGCTGTCCATCGGCAAGAGCCGCGCCAAGGTCTACGTAGAAGGGGACGAAAACAAGGTCACTTTTGCCGACGTAGCGGGTGTAGAAGAAGCCAAAACCGAGCTACAGGAAATTGTTGAATTTCTGAAAAATCCCCGCAAGTTCACTCAAATCGGCGCACGGATTCCCAAGGGTGTGCTGCTGGTTGGCCCACCGGGAACTGGAAAAACGCTGCTGGCCAAAGCGGTGGCAGGCGAAGCAAGTGTGCCTTTCTTCAGCATTTCCGGGTCGGAGTTTGTCGAACTCTTTGTCGGCGTGGGTTCCTCCCGTGTGCGTGACCTATTCGAGCAGGCAAAGAAGCAGGCTCCCTGCATCATCTTCATTGACGAGCTAGACGCGATTGGCAAATCTCGCGCCACGGGCGGCTTCTACGGCGGCAACGACGAGCGTGAACAAACGCTAAACCAATTGCTGACGGAAATGGATGGCTTTAACGCGGGGGATCAGACAGTGATTGTGCTGGCTGCGACGAACCGCCCCGAAACCCTCGACCCGGCACTGCTGCGACCCGGCCGGTTTGACCGTCAGGTGCTGGTCGATCGCCCAGATTTGCAAGGGCGGCTGGCCATCCTGGAGGTTCACGCCAAGGACGTGAAGCTGGGCCCAGATGTGGATTTGAAGGCGATCGCCACGCGCACACCCGGATTTGCCGGAGCCGACCTGGCCAACCTGATCAACGAGGCGGCACTGCTGGCCGCCCGCAACGGCCGCGAAGCCGTTGCCCAGGAAGACATCGCCGAAGCCATTGAGCGCGTGGTGGCGGGTCTGGAGAAAAAGAGCCGCGTCCTCAATGACCAGGAAAAGAAGATTGTGGCGTACCACGAAGTCGGCCATGCGCTGGTGGGCGCAGTGATGCCCGGCAGCAACAAAGTGGAAAAAATCTCCATCGTGCCCCGCGGCATGGCGGCGCTGGGCTACACGCTGCAACTGCCGACGGAAGACCGCTTCTTGCTGAGCGAAGCCGAGCTATTGGGACAAATCGCCACGCTGCTGGGCGGACGCTCTGCCGAAGAAATCGTCTTTGGCAGCATTACCACTGGCGCATCGAATGACCTCCAGCGGGCCACCGACCTGGCCGAGCGCATGGTGACGACCTACGGCATGAGCAAAGTGCTGGGGCCGCTAGCCTATCAGCAGGGGCAGCAAAACAGCTTCCTGGGGGGCGAGATGAACCCCCGCCGCATGGTCAGCGAACAAACCGCCGAAGCCATTGACAAAGAAGTCAAGGATATCGTCGAAACCGCACACCAAAAAGCGCTTGACATCCTCCAGCACAATCGGGATCTGTTGGAAACCATCGCCACGAAGTTGCTGGAAACGGAGGTGATCGAGGGCGAAACCCTGAAAGACCTGTTGAGTCAGGTGAAAGCGCCAGAAGGAGCGATTGCCTAA
- a CDS encoding SDR family NAD(P)-dependent oxidoreductase, translating into MTTIYGKTALITGASRGIGRAIALEFAHQGAKRLLLVARDRQRLAELADELQELGVEAIALPLDLSQPAEVSIAVAKAWRDHGPIHCLVNCAGVAHQAPFLQSRLPQVQEEIAINLVGMYTITRLMARRMVAQHEGTIVNVSSLMGKLAAPTMATYSATKFAILGFTQALRGELAGHNVRVVSLLPSLTDTDMVRNLRWFRWILPMTPEQVAQALTRGLSRGRSEILVGWQSHLALWGQRFAPWLMEKVLQWAAPLPQTRWELGKLRMMRG; encoded by the coding sequence ATGACGACGATTTACGGAAAGACTGCTCTAATTACCGGAGCCTCTCGCGGCATTGGACGGGCGATCGCCCTGGAATTTGCCCATCAGGGTGCAAAGCGGCTGCTGCTGGTGGCCCGCGATCGCCAGCGATTGGCCGAATTAGCCGACGAATTGCAAGAACTGGGCGTAGAGGCGATCGCCCTGCCGCTGGACTTGAGCCAGCCTGCGGAAGTCAGCATCGCCGTGGCCAAAGCGTGGCGCGACCACGGCCCGATTCACTGCCTGGTAAACTGTGCGGGCGTGGCGCATCAGGCCCCATTCCTGCAATCCCGCCTGCCCCAGGTGCAAGAAGAAATCGCCATCAACTTGGTCGGTATGTACACGATTACGCGCCTGATGGCTCGTCGCATGGTGGCCCAGCATGAAGGTACGATTGTCAACGTCTCTAGCCTCATGGGTAAGCTGGCCGCGCCCACGATGGCAACTTACTCGGCAACTAAGTTCGCCATTCTCGGCTTTACGCAGGCGCTGCGGGGTGAGCTGGCGGGGCACAATGTCCGGGTTGTGTCTCTGCTGCCATCCCTGACCGATACCGACATGGTGCGAAACCTCCGCTGGTTTCGCTGGATTTTGCCCATGACCCCAGAGCAGGTCGCTCAAGCACTCACTCGCGGACTATCGCGGGGCCGCAGCGAGATTCTCGTCGGCTGGCAGAGCCATCTCGCCCTTTGGGGACAGCGATTTGCGCCGTGGCTGATGGAAAAAGTGCTGCAATGGGCCGCGCCGCTGCCCCAGACCCGCTGGGAGCTTGGCAAACTGCGGATGATGCGCGGATAG